One Phycisphaerae bacterium DNA window includes the following coding sequences:
- the ispG gene encoding flavodoxin-dependent (E)-4-hydroxy-3-methylbut-2-enyl-diphosphate synthase: MARRKKTRPVSIGPVVMGGGNPVVVQGMTNTFTHDVDATVRQVNALAEAGAKIVRVAVPARKDTAALPEILGQVGVPIVADVHFHYERALESIKAGVHKLRINPGNLRDKKALAEVIAAAKGAGVAMRIGINAGSIRPVDELDERISPKQLVELMLTELAEYVAFFESQRFEALVLSAKSSDVLQTIELYEAMARRFDYPLHLGVTHAGTVLTGSIRSGVALGVLLYKGIGDTIRVSLSGDPVREIHVANEILADLGLAKRERPELIACPTCGRCNVDLVKIADRVEKRLAGIKKPIRVAVMGCIVNGPGEAADADVALIAGREHGFIYRSGQCVAKVPAENLVSELIRQVKEF, from the coding sequence GTGGCACGCCGAAAGAAGACCCGCCCCGTTTCGATTGGACCCGTGGTCATGGGCGGCGGCAACCCCGTCGTCGTCCAGGGCATGACCAACACGTTCACGCACGACGTCGATGCGACGGTCCGCCAGGTCAACGCGCTGGCTGAGGCTGGGGCGAAGATCGTTCGTGTGGCCGTCCCTGCGCGGAAGGACACCGCGGCGCTGCCGGAGATCCTTGGCCAGGTGGGCGTGCCGATCGTCGCGGACGTTCATTTTCACTATGAGCGGGCGCTCGAGTCGATCAAGGCGGGCGTGCACAAGTTGCGGATCAATCCGGGCAATCTCCGCGACAAAAAGGCGCTGGCTGAGGTGATCGCGGCGGCCAAGGGCGCCGGCGTCGCGATGCGGATCGGGATCAACGCCGGGTCGATCCGGCCGGTCGATGAGCTCGATGAGCGGATCAGTCCCAAGCAGCTTGTCGAGTTGATGCTGACCGAGCTGGCGGAGTACGTGGCGTTCTTCGAGTCCCAGCGGTTTGAGGCGCTGGTGCTTTCGGCCAAGAGTTCGGACGTGCTTCAGACCATCGAGCTTTACGAGGCGATGGCGCGTCGGTTCGACTATCCGCTGCACCTGGGCGTCACGCACGCCGGCACCGTGCTGACCGGTTCGATCCGGTCGGGCGTGGCGCTCGGCGTACTGCTTTACAAGGGGATCGGCGATACGATCCGCGTTTCGCTTTCGGGCGATCCGGTCCGTGAGATTCACGTGGCCAACGAGATTCTCGCCGATCTGGGGCTGGCCAAGCGTGAGCGGCCCGAGCTGATCGCCTGTCCGACCTGCGGCCGCTGCAACGTCGATCTGGTCAAGATCGCCGATCGCGTCGAGAAGCGACTGGCCGGGATCAAGAAGCCGATCCGCGTGGCGGTGATGGGCTGCATTGTCAACGGTCCGGGCGAAGCGGCGGACGCCGACGTGGCGCTGATCGCGGGCAGGGAGCACGGCTTTATCTACCGCAGCGGCCAGTGCGTCGCGAAGGTCCCGGCGGAGAATCTGGTCAGCGAACTGATCCGCCAGGTCAAGGAATTTTGA
- a CDS encoding cation:proton antiporter has product MLAELITKNRNQTNWKWAALLLASVVLLAAVSAFGSAGAEAEAEGHGLAAVSPSLVEISRMENGLTLKIMVIMLQVAVVLAAAKLLGALAEKIAVPGVLGELAAGMVVGPFALGALLPVYVHGHWLPLFPAPQVVEGVSQWPISDELWLVAQLASVVLLFLAGLHTNLKQFLRYVGPATLSAIGGVVLPFVFGAWATAWFMGISWHDPKALFMGAIMVATSVGITARVLSDIKKLDTAEGVTILGGAVVDDVLGILVLAVVAAIARTGEVHVGQIVLIAVKAVGFWLGLTAVGFVLAEKIEALFERVRYAGARLGLALALALVCAGVAEIFGLAFIIGAYSIGLALSKTRMAHQLMEDLTPINDFIVPIFFAAMGMLVNFGAMGEAIGLGLVICILAVIGKIVGCGVPALAAGFNRIGAFRIGIGMLPRGEVALIMAGVGLAGGYIGSSLFGVAILMTLVTTIVAPLILVPAFARGGSGLRKKPAQAAPEKPEKTLSIDMPNGIGRAVIRVLLNVAAEKGYKLKLDESEKGIYLLQKDGQFATITFHENRLVIHSKGDVGQEMEQILAATEDNLIDACERLYPDDLAQTPQV; this is encoded by the coding sequence ATGCTGGCTGAACTGATTACGAAGAATCGCAACCAGACCAACTGGAAGTGGGCTGCGCTGCTGCTGGCGTCGGTGGTACTGCTGGCGGCGGTCTCCGCGTTCGGATCGGCCGGCGCGGAGGCGGAGGCGGAAGGGCACGGCCTGGCTGCGGTCAGTCCCAGCCTCGTCGAGATCAGCCGGATGGAGAACGGGTTGACGCTCAAGATCATGGTCATCATGCTGCAGGTCGCGGTGGTGCTGGCCGCGGCCAAGCTGCTCGGAGCGCTGGCGGAGAAGATCGCGGTTCCCGGGGTTTTGGGCGAACTGGCGGCCGGCATGGTCGTCGGACCGTTCGCGCTGGGCGCGTTGCTGCCGGTCTACGTTCACGGGCACTGGCTGCCGCTTTTTCCCGCTCCGCAGGTTGTCGAGGGCGTTTCGCAATGGCCCATTTCGGATGAGTTGTGGCTCGTGGCCCAGCTTGCGAGCGTGGTGCTGCTGTTCCTGGCGGGGCTCCACACGAACCTCAAGCAGTTCCTCCGCTACGTGGGTCCGGCGACGCTCAGCGCGATCGGGGGCGTGGTGTTGCCGTTCGTCTTCGGGGCCTGGGCCACGGCGTGGTTCATGGGCATTTCCTGGCACGACCCGAAGGCCCTCTTCATGGGGGCGATCATGGTGGCCACCAGCGTGGGCATCACGGCCCGCGTGCTGTCGGACATCAAGAAGCTGGACACCGCTGAGGGCGTCACGATCCTCGGCGGCGCGGTGGTTGACGACGTGCTGGGGATTCTGGTTCTGGCCGTGGTGGCCGCGATCGCCCGGACCGGCGAGGTTCACGTCGGTCAGATCGTGCTGATCGCGGTGAAGGCGGTCGGGTTCTGGCTTGGACTGACGGCGGTCGGGTTCGTTCTGGCGGAGAAGATCGAGGCGCTGTTCGAGCGGGTCCGGTACGCTGGGGCGCGGCTGGGACTGGCGCTGGCGTTGGCGCTGGTTTGCGCCGGGGTGGCGGAGATCTTCGGTCTGGCGTTCATCATCGGGGCCTATTCGATCGGGTTGGCGCTGTCGAAGACCCGGATGGCCCACCAGTTGATGGAAGACCTGACGCCGATCAACGACTTTATCGTGCCGATTTTCTTCGCGGCGATGGGCATGCTGGTGAACTTCGGGGCGATGGGCGAGGCGATCGGTCTGGGCCTGGTGATCTGCATCCTGGCGGTGATCGGCAAGATCGTCGGCTGCGGCGTGCCGGCGCTGGCGGCGGGGTTCAACCGGATCGGGGCGTTCCGGATCGGGATCGGCATGCTGCCTCGCGGCGAGGTGGCGCTGATCATGGCCGGCGTGGGACTGGCCGGCGGGTACATCGGCTCGTCGCTGTTCGGCGTCGCGATTCTGATGACCCTGGTCACCACGATCGTCGCGCCGCTCATACTGGTTCCGGCGTTCGCCCGCGGCGGCAGCGGCCTGCGAAAGAAGCCGGCACAGGCCGCTCCGGAAAAGCCGGAGAAGACCCTGAGCATCGACATGCCGAACGGGATCGGCCGCGCGGTCATCCGGGTTCTTTTGAACGTCGCGGCGGAGAAGGGCTACAAGCTGAAGCTCGACGAATCGGAGAAGGGCATCTACCTGCTCCAGAAGGACGGTCAGTTCGCCACCATCACCTTCCACGAGAACCGTCTGGTGATCCACAGCAAGGGCGACGTCGGCCAGGAGATGGAGCAGATTCTGGCCGCCACCGAGGACAACCTGATCGACGCGTGCGAGCGGCTCTATCCGGACGACCTCGCGCAGACCCCTCAGGTCTGA
- the mtnP gene encoding S-methyl-5'-thioadenosine phosphorylase, whose amino-acid sequence MSRIRIGLIGGSGLGDELCKAISGREYFSDTPFGRPSGPIICGEWEGVPIAVLARHGQGHVYGPSHVPFRANIFALKQVGVTHIIASGAVGSLREDVHPGELLIPDQVIDKTYKRDNSFFGKGIVAHVEFDQPFCPILRNVLLETGKAMAVKVHKKGTYVCMEGPQFSTVAESHLHRSWGGDVIGMTCMPEAKLAREAEICYAMVTLPTDYDCWKPHEEGRSKRDLLAEIIENMARASKLATELIKESLRAVAKMAPERLDCPCRNSLELAIWTDRSRIAPAEVRQLEPLIGRYFNHG is encoded by the coding sequence ATGTCCAGGATCCGAATCGGACTGATCGGCGGCAGCGGCCTCGGCGACGAGCTGTGCAAAGCGATTAGCGGACGCGAGTATTTCTCCGACACGCCGTTCGGACGGCCCAGCGGCCCGATCATCTGCGGCGAGTGGGAAGGCGTGCCCATCGCCGTGCTCGCCCGACACGGACAGGGACACGTCTACGGGCCCTCGCACGTGCCGTTTCGGGCCAATATCTTCGCCCTCAAGCAGGTCGGCGTCACCCACATCATCGCCTCCGGAGCGGTCGGCTCGCTCCGCGAGGACGTGCATCCGGGCGAACTGCTGATCCCCGACCAGGTGATCGACAAGACGTACAAACGCGACAACAGCTTCTTCGGCAAGGGAATCGTCGCCCACGTCGAGTTCGATCAGCCGTTTTGCCCCATTCTGCGCAACGTGCTGCTCGAAACCGGCAAGGCCATGGCCGTCAAGGTCCATAAGAAGGGCACCTACGTGTGCATGGAAGGCCCGCAGTTCTCGACGGTGGCCGAGTCCCACCTGCACCGCAGCTGGGGCGGCGACGTGATCGGCATGACCTGCATGCCCGAGGCCAAGCTCGCCCGCGAAGCCGAAATCTGCTACGCCATGGTCACGCTGCCGACCGATTATGACTGCTGGAAACCCCACGAGGAAGGCCGCAGCAAACGCGACCTGCTGGCGGAGATCATCGAAAACATGGCGCGGGCGTCGAAACTGGCCACTGAACTAATAAAAGAATCACTTAGGGCCGTCGCGAAGATGGCGCCCGAGCGGCTCGACTGCCCGTGCCGCAACAGCCTCGAACTGGCGATCTGGACCGACCGCTCCAGGATCGCCCCAGCCGAGGTCCGACAGTTGGAACCCCTTATCGGGCGGTACTTTAACCACGGCTAA
- the nadB gene encoding L-aspartate oxidase, producing MHKPFRTRRYLASFDAAALPQVFTDCLIIGSGIAGLRAAIEVGKHGRVTLLTKRGIFDSNTAHAQGGVAVVLEADESDNLDLHVADTLKVGCGLNDLDAVRLVVGQGPDRVRELIEWGARFDSHGGELDLGREAGHSASRVIHAHGDATGREIARALHQRLQDHPNIQIHDSYFVVDLLTDEGRCLGALVHTEGAGFQIVRAKQTILATGGCGRVYQETTNPEVATGDGMAMAWRAGAVLQDMEMMQFHPTTLYVAGASRALISEAVRGEGGYLVDRNGERFMPAYHEDAELAPRDVVSRAIIHHMKQTGARNMFLDVRHLGKRRFATRFPNITELCASFGIDVGSDLIPIRPSAHYMLGGVKVDLAARTSIENLYACGEAACTGLHGANRLASNSLLEGLVFGYIAGCAIGRAIAEHGEPLRTLTLTGQATEPSNGKRLDLQDVRNSLRSMMWRHVGIERNGEGLAEAAEAIGFWGKYLLEKTFADPFGWEEQNLLTVAWLMVNAARQRTESRGVHFRQDFPAIDDKNWLTHIQQSRMQDFGPGPIAG from the coding sequence ATGCACAAGCCCTTTCGAACCCGCCGTTACCTGGCTTCTTTTGACGCCGCCGCATTGCCGCAGGTGTTTACGGACTGCCTGATCATCGGCTCCGGCATCGCGGGTCTGCGCGCCGCGATCGAGGTGGGCAAGCACGGGCGCGTGACCCTGTTGACGAAGCGCGGCATCTTCGACTCGAACACCGCGCACGCTCAGGGTGGCGTGGCGGTGGTGTTGGAGGCGGACGAGAGCGACAACCTGGACCTCCACGTCGCCGACACGCTGAAGGTCGGCTGCGGCCTGAACGATCTTGACGCGGTGCGGCTGGTGGTCGGGCAGGGGCCGGACCGGGTGCGTGAGCTGATCGAGTGGGGGGCGCGGTTCGATTCGCACGGGGGCGAGCTGGATCTTGGCCGCGAGGCCGGGCACTCGGCTTCGCGGGTGATTCACGCCCACGGCGACGCCACGGGCCGGGAGATCGCGCGGGCGTTGCACCAGCGGCTTCAGGACCATCCCAACATTCAGATTCACGACAGTTACTTCGTGGTCGACCTGCTGACGGACGAAGGCCGGTGCCTCGGCGCGCTGGTCCACACCGAAGGGGCGGGGTTCCAGATCGTGCGGGCCAAGCAGACGATTCTGGCGACCGGCGGCTGCGGCCGCGTGTACCAGGAGACGACGAATCCGGAGGTGGCGACGGGGGACGGGATGGCCATGGCGTGGCGGGCCGGGGCGGTTTTGCAGGACATGGAGATGATGCAGTTCCACCCGACGACGCTCTACGTCGCCGGGGCGTCGCGGGCGCTGATCTCGGAGGCGGTGCGCGGCGAAGGCGGGTATCTGGTCGACCGCAACGGCGAGCGGTTCATGCCGGCGTATCACGAGGACGCCGAGTTGGCCCCTCGCGACGTGGTGAGCCGGGCCATCATCCACCACATGAAACAGACCGGGGCGCGGAACATGTTCCTCGACGTGCGGCACCTCGGCAAGCGCCGGTTCGCCACGCGGTTTCCGAACATCACCGAGTTGTGCGCCTCGTTCGGCATCGACGTCGGCAGCGACCTGATTCCGATCCGGCCCAGCGCCCACTACATGCTCGGGGGGGTGAAGGTGGACCTGGCGGCCCGGACCAGCATCGAGAATCTCTACGCGTGCGGTGAGGCGGCGTGCACGGGTCTGCACGGGGCGAATCGCCTCGCCTCGAACAGTCTTCTGGAGGGTCTGGTGTTCGGCTACATCGCCGGCTGCGCCATCGGCCGGGCGATTGCCGAACACGGCGAGCCGCTCCGGACGCTGACACTGACCGGCCAAGCCACCGAGCCGTCCAACGGCAAGCGGCTGGACCTCCAGGACGTCCGCAACAGCCTTCGGAGCATGATGTGGCGGCACGTGGGGATCGAGCGGAACGGCGAGGGTCTGGCCGAAGCCGCCGAGGCGATCGGGTTCTGGGGCAAGTACCTTCTCGAAAAGACGTTCGCCGACCCGTTCGGCTGGGAAGAGCAGAACCTGCTGACGGTGGCGTGGCTGATGGTCAACGCGGCGCGTCAGCGAACCGAGTCGCGCGGCGTGCATTTCCGGCAGGACTTCCCCGCGATCGACGATAAAAACTGGCTCACCCACATCCAGCAGAGTAGAATGCAGGATTTCGGACCCGGACCGATCGCGGGATAG
- a CDS encoding GNAT family N-acetyltransferase: MIRHATEKDIPAIGRLMRSEPGFWKCDSRPDALRIALASAGTLAVVWDDGSEILGFACAHDCGFRAYLSELIVHKTARSRGIGKELVRHIEGELRRRGCPVLFSDVWRTAEPFYRSLGWSEPDVTLLRKRLDAEAEET, encoded by the coding sequence ATGATCAGGCACGCCACGGAAAAGGACATTCCTGCGATCGGGCGGTTGATGCGGTCCGAACCGGGTTTCTGGAAGTGCGACAGCCGGCCGGACGCTCTGCGGATTGCTCTTGCCTCGGCCGGAACACTCGCGGTCGTCTGGGACGACGGGTCGGAGATACTCGGGTTCGCCTGTGCCCACGACTGCGGCTTTCGGGCATACCTGAGTGAACTCATCGTCCACAAGACGGCGAGGAGTCGCGGGATCGGAAAGGAGCTTGTTCGACACATCGAGGGCGAGTTGAGGCGGCGCGGCTGTCCCGTCCTGTTTTCGGATGTGTGGCGAACCGCGGAGCCGTTCTACCGGTCGCTGGGATGGTCGGAGCCCGACGTCACGCTGTTGAGGAAAAGACTGGACGCGGAGGCCGAAGAGACGTAA
- a CDS encoding sugar phosphate isomerase/epimerase, which translates to MRELGIYAWFGYDLPLSERLEMIAAAGFASTCLWLGPVEAMVAASQADRMPELAQRCGLRIDNVHAEYLGCNSLWTDADNDDVFGSYSTAIDFCRRHGIPILVAHVTQGLNPPPAGEAGLDRLRRLVDQAGEQGVVLAIENTNRPDYVDFLLSRCDLPSLGLCYDSSHDFLKGTPPLSILKRWGHRLVTVHLSDNHGQRDDHTLPGDGIVDWQALIACFPADSYRGPVMLEVVPDPQARLDAREFLTDAHARAAGIMEQLSPTKPETNA; encoded by the coding sequence ATGCGAGAATTGGGCATCTATGCGTGGTTCGGCTACGATCTGCCCCTTTCGGAGCGTCTGGAGATGATCGCGGCGGCGGGATTCGCCAGCACCTGTCTGTGGCTGGGTCCTGTCGAGGCCATGGTGGCCGCGTCGCAGGCCGATCGGATGCCGGAACTGGCCCAGCGGTGCGGGTTGAGGATCGACAACGTTCACGCGGAATACCTCGGCTGCAACAGCCTGTGGACGGACGCCGACAACGACGATGTCTTCGGCTCCTACAGCACGGCGATCGATTTCTGTCGGCGCCATGGCATCCCCATTCTCGTCGCCCACGTGACTCAGGGGCTGAACCCGCCTCCGGCAGGGGAGGCCGGGCTGGACCGCCTTCGCCGACTCGTCGATCAAGCCGGCGAGCAGGGCGTCGTGCTGGCCATCGAAAACACCAACCGGCCCGACTACGTGGATTTTCTGCTGTCCCGCTGCGACCTGCCGAGCCTTGGACTGTGCTACGACTCATCGCACGACTTCCTAAAGGGAACCCCTCCGCTGAGCATCCTGAAGCGATGGGGCCATCGGCTGGTGACGGTTCATCTCTCGGACAATCACGGCCAACGCGACGACCACACCCTGCCGGGCGACGGCATCGTCGACTGGCAGGCCCTGATCGCTTGCTTCCCAGCCGACTCCTACCGCGGGCCGGTCATGCTGGAGGTGGTTCCTGATCCGCAGGCCCGGCTCGACGCACGCGAGTTCCTGACCGACGCCCATGCGAGGGCGGCGGGAATCATGGAACAACTGAGCCCAACGAAGCCTGAAACGAACGCGTAA
- a CDS encoding prepilin-type N-terminal cleavage/methylation domain-containing protein has translation MTANKDRLTRDRWAQRAYTLTELMVVVVVIVLLMAAAIPAVRALQAGSAEAEAYNTVNAALQAARSYAIMNDVTTAARFQPNGKIVLVYEYEGDGGACVKGAGAVVPLPAIFFPVLDQKPLKMPKGYAVADLTDADPNTAPVDMNYFEEPFYICYGPQGNIIRSSVWVGLCNNSGVPMNPTFTGTTVGLAWDLTRFDAAGASYSEWRTFLDDPNNVNNVDAAKLCRFAVVATTYDDAEYEARVNDADRYGGYVDTAGSQPQRRDSVSRVAIFRTSDDWERLPIYAADATVRSKEKVFREEIFGDETVSDPNTLAVDPNGADKFREIFINSYTGRIMRPIE, from the coding sequence ATGACGGCGAACAAGGACAGGTTAACGCGCGACCGATGGGCTCAGCGGGCCTACACCCTGACCGAACTGATGGTCGTTGTGGTTGTCATCGTCCTGCTCATGGCCGCCGCCATCCCGGCCGTCCGGGCCCTCCAGGCCGGCTCAGCCGAGGCCGAAGCCTACAACACCGTCAACGCCGCCCTCCAGGCCGCCCGAAGCTATGCTATCATGAACGACGTCACCACCGCCGCCCGCTTCCAGCCGAATGGAAAGATCGTGCTGGTGTATGAATATGAGGGTGACGGGGGGGCTTGCGTGAAAGGCGCAGGCGCGGTCGTACCACTTCCTGCTATTTTCTTCCCGGTGCTCGACCAGAAGCCACTGAAGATGCCGAAAGGCTATGCGGTGGCGGACCTGACGGATGCCGACCCTAACACCGCACCGGTGGATATGAACTACTTTGAGGAACCGTTCTACATCTGCTACGGGCCGCAAGGGAATATCATTAGGTCCAGTGTTTGGGTTGGGCTGTGCAACAACAGTGGGGTTCCAATGAACCCGACATTCACCGGCACCACAGTCGGGTTGGCTTGGGACTTGACGAGGTTTGACGCTGCTGGCGCATCTTACAGCGAGTGGCGGACATTTCTCGATGACCCCAACAACGTCAACAACGTGGACGCGGCCAAACTATGTCGTTTTGCAGTAGTAGCTACGACGTATGACGACGCCGAGTACGAGGCAAGAGTCAACGACGCGGACCGCTATGGTGGGTATGTTGATACCGCCGGCAGTCAGCCTCAGAGAAGAGACTCTGTGAGTCGTGTAGCGATATTCAGGACATCCGATGACTGGGAGCGGTTGCCGATCTACGCGGCTGACGCTACCGTGCGGTCGAAGGAGAAGGTCTTCCGCGAAGAGATCTTCGGAGACGAGACGGTGAGCGACCCGAATACTCTGGCCGTGGACCCGAACGGGGCCGACAAGTTCCGCGAGATCTTCATCAATTCCTACACCGGCCGGATTATGCGGCCGATCGAGTGA
- a CDS encoding HAD hydrolase family protein, whose protein sequence is MAHCQLEQIELLVLDVDGVLTAGEVILTDAGNMIYQFCTQDGSGIKYWHRCGGKTAIITGRESKAVLIRAQQLGIQYVYQAALKKIEAYRRCLAETGVDPAAVCYVGDDLPDLPPMRYCGYPVAVANAVEPIKEAAAFVTARSGGQGAVREVIERILQAQGKWSGILEGYRDQKL, encoded by the coding sequence ATGGCGCATTGTCAGCTAGAGCAGATCGAGCTGCTGGTTCTGGACGTCGATGGCGTGCTGACCGCGGGCGAGGTGATTCTGACCGACGCGGGCAACATGATCTATCAGTTCTGCACCCAGGACGGCTCGGGGATCAAATACTGGCATCGATGCGGCGGCAAGACGGCGATTATCACGGGTCGGGAATCGAAAGCGGTGCTGATCCGGGCCCAGCAACTCGGCATACAATATGTTTATCAGGCGGCTTTGAAGAAGATTGAGGCATACCGGCGTTGTCTGGCGGAGACCGGGGTGGACCCGGCGGCGGTGTGCTACGTCGGCGACGATCTGCCTGATCTGCCGCCGATGCGTTATTGCGGGTATCCGGTGGCGGTGGCCAACGCGGTCGAGCCGATCAAGGAGGCCGCTGCGTTTGTGACCGCGCGTTCGGGTGGCCAAGGGGCGGTCCGCGAGGTGATCGAGCGGATTCTGCAGGCCCAGGGCAAATGGTCGGGGATCCTCGAGGGATACCGCGACCAGAAGCTGTAA
- a CDS encoding D-lyxose/D-mannose family sugar isomerase, with protein MTTADQVASARKRAADFLAKTGFVLTAEEKANIEVADFGLDDLEHFGLEIVVYVNTERCCAKELVMFPGQICPEHRHPAFDGSAGKEETFRCRWGEVYLYVPGYAAPDPKADVPAQRKAHFTVWNEVVLQPGEQYTLSPNTLHWFQAGPQGAIVSEFSTQSRDDLDVFTDPDIQRV; from the coding sequence ATGACAACCGCGGATCAGGTCGCCTCGGCCAGAAAGCGGGCCGCCGACTTCCTCGCCAAGACGGGTTTCGTGCTGACCGCTGAGGAGAAGGCCAATATCGAGGTCGCCGACTTCGGCCTGGACGACCTGGAGCACTTCGGTCTGGAGATCGTGGTCTACGTCAACACCGAGCGCTGCTGCGCGAAGGAGCTGGTGATGTTCCCGGGCCAGATCTGTCCGGAGCATCGCCATCCGGCGTTCGACGGCAGTGCGGGCAAGGAGGAGACCTTCCGCTGCCGGTGGGGCGAGGTGTACCTCTACGTTCCCGGCTATGCCGCGCCGGACCCGAAGGCCGACGTGCCCGCGCAGCGCAAGGCGCACTTTACCGTCTGGAACGAGGTGGTGCTCCAGCCGGGCGAGCAGTACACGCTGTCGCCCAACACGCTTCACTGGTTCCAAGCCGGCCCGCAGGGCGCGATCGTTTCGGAGTTCTCGACGCAATCGCGCGACGATCTGGACGTCTTTACCGACCCGGACATTCAGCGGGTCTGA
- a CDS encoding class I SAM-dependent methyltransferase: MNSPEAIRTAWDARAAQYAESLSRADGRAIGVAVELEHFRRALPKRLDLNLLDAGCGPGFHGRRLVAEGHRVTFVDVSPAMLERAQRDVGELASRAVFIEGDIRGVPALADGSFDGVIAGGTVISDCGDPRAAIAELRRVLRPGGVLGFSVRNLLGPQQRTERTEVVRGGGDGFDWHFFSPESLMSFCQRHSLAVKAIHPVHVEGLFDQDVAKSVAAHLAAELSRDVLARSWELFAIATRKGTPRKRGEAADTARAEMRVADVEE; the protein is encoded by the coding sequence ATGAACAGTCCAGAGGCGATCCGGACGGCTTGGGACGCTCGCGCGGCCCAGTACGCGGAGTCGCTGTCGCGGGCGGACGGCCGGGCGATTGGGGTGGCGGTGGAACTGGAGCACTTCCGTCGGGCTCTGCCGAAGCGGCTGGACCTGAATCTGCTCGATGCGGGCTGCGGGCCGGGGTTTCATGGTCGGCGGTTGGTGGCTGAGGGACATCGCGTGACATTCGTCGATGTGTCGCCGGCCATGCTGGAGCGGGCGCAGCGGGACGTGGGTGAACTGGCCAGCCGGGCGGTGTTCATCGAGGGCGACATCCGGGGCGTTCCGGCGTTGGCGGATGGGTCGTTCGACGGCGTCATCGCGGGCGGAACCGTCATCTCAGACTGCGGCGACCCGAGAGCCGCGATCGCGGAACTGAGGCGCGTGCTTCGTCCAGGCGGCGTTCTTGGCTTCTCGGTCCGCAATCTGCTGGGTCCGCAACAGCGAACGGAGCGGACGGAGGTCGTTCGCGGCGGTGGAGACGGCTTTGACTGGCATTTCTTCTCGCCCGAGAGCCTGATGTCCTTCTGCCAGCGGCATTCGCTGGCGGTCAAAGCCATCCACCCGGTGCACGTGGAAGGGCTGTTCGACCAGGATGTGGCGAAGTCAGTTGCGGCGCACCTGGCTGCGGAACTCTCGCGGGACGTGCTGGCAAGGTCGTGGGAGTTGTTTGCGATAGCGACCAGGAAGGGAACCCCGCGGAAACGCGGAGAAGCAGCGGACACAGCCCGTGCCGAAATGCGTGTGGCGGATGTGGAGGAATGA
- a CDS encoding ribokinase — translation MRILNIGSMNVDHVYAVEHFVRPGETLASSRYQVFAGGKGFNQSIALGRAGAAVRHAGMVGKDGAWLVDRLSREGVDIEFVEVTDGPTGHAIIQVAPSGENAIVLFAGANHQVTQEAIDRAAVSCSAGDYLLLQNETSAVANAIQIGKRRGLKVVLNPAPMTAAVRDYPLDAVDLFILNETEAQGLTGESSADAIRAAMRTRFPRAATVLTLGRQGAMYFDADRQLHQPAAAVQAVDTTAAGDTFIGYFLAELTQSNDPAKALALGCRAAAICVTRPGASDSIPLRKEVE, via the coding sequence ATGCGGATATTGAACATCGGGTCGATGAACGTGGATCACGTCTATGCGGTCGAGCACTTCGTGCGCCCGGGCGAGACGCTGGCGAGCAGCCGGTACCAGGTCTTCGCGGGCGGCAAGGGGTTCAACCAGTCGATCGCCCTCGGCCGCGCCGGCGCGGCGGTCCGCCATGCGGGCATGGTGGGCAAGGACGGCGCGTGGCTGGTCGATCGGCTCTCGCGTGAAGGGGTCGATATCGAATTCGTGGAAGTGACGGACGGGCCGACGGGACACGCGATCATCCAGGTCGCGCCCAGCGGCGAAAACGCGATCGTGCTGTTCGCCGGGGCGAACCACCAGGTGACCCAGGAGGCGATCGACCGGGCGGCTGTGTCGTGCTCAGCCGGCGATTACCTGCTGCTCCAGAACGAAACCAGCGCCGTGGCAAACGCCATCCAGATCGGCAAACGGCGCGGCCTGAAGGTCGTACTCAATCCCGCCCCGATGACCGCCGCCGTCCGCGACTATCCGCTGGACGCGGTGGACCTGTTCATCCTCAACGAAACCGAAGCCCAGGGACTGACCGGCGAATCGTCAGCCGATGCCATCCGCGCCGCCATGCGCACGCGGTTCCCCCGCGCCGCGACTGTCCTGACGCTGGGCCGCCAGGGCGCGATGTACTTCGACGCCGACCGCCAGCTTCACCAGCCGGCCGCCGCGGTCCAAGCGGTCGACACCACCGCCGCCGGCGACACCTTCATCGGCTACTTCCTGGCCGAACTGACCCAAAGCAACGACCCAGCCAAAGCCCTCGCCCTCGGCTGCCGCGCCGCCGCCATCTGCGTCACCCGACCCGGCGCATCCGATTCGATCCCGCTGAGAAAAGAAGTGGAGTGA